The Cognatishimia activa nucleotide sequence TCGCCCGATGTTGGTGTTCACTCAGGCCGTGCCCGTTTTCGCCTTGGCGCCCATCCTGAACCTCTGGCTTGGATTTGGCCTGACGTCCAAAGTCGTCATGGCGCTGATTATTGTCTACTTTCCAGTCACATCCGCTTTCTTTGACGCTTTGATCCGAGTGAATCCGGATTGGCTTGGTCTTGCGCGAGTGATGGGAGCAGGAAAGTGGCGTGTGATGTGGCATATCCGCATTCCTGCGGCACTGCCCGGTTTTGCATCGGGCCTTCGCTTGGCTGCTGTCTATGCGCCCATTGGCGCCATAATCGGTGAATGGGTGGGGGCCTCCAAGGGGCTTGGCTACCTCATGCTCTTGGCGAATGGTCGCGCCAAAATCGACCTGATGTTTGCTGCACTAATTGTATTGGCGGTGATGACCATTTGCCTGCATGCGGCGACGGACCAGTTTTGTCGAAAGTTTCTGGACCGAACGGAAAGCTAGATCGTTCTGAGAGTTTCGATACCTTTA carries:
- a CDS encoding ABC transporter permease translates to MKSWQAGIASALLGIAIWQAIVTIGDLQKFILPGPLLVAETLWKSRVFILENAWITLTEVLLGLVLGALIGGFSAIMLASSPVARALVRPMLVFTQAVPVFALAPILNLWLGFGLTSKVVMALIIVYFPVTSAFFDALIRVNPDWLGLARVMGAGKWRVMWHIRIPAALPGFASGLRLAAVYAPIGAIIGEWVGASKGLGYLMLLANGRAKIDLMFAALIVLAVMTICLHAATDQFCRKFLDRTES